CGGGTGGCCATCCGGAGCGACCGCGATGTCGGTGTCAACATCAGGCGCGCCGGCGAGGACATCCGCAAGGGTGCCACGGTCCTCGACGCCGGCGCCGAGCTCGGAGCGGCGGAGTTGGGCGTGCTGGCGTCGATGGCAGTGGCGCATCCGCTGGTCTTCCGGCGCCCGATCGTCGGCATTCTCGGTGGTGGCGACGAGATCGTGGATGTCGATCAACCGGACGAGATCCTGAGCGGCCGGAAGATCGCGAGCTCCAACAGTCACTCCCTCCATGCCCTCATCCGACTGGCCGGCGGGGTGCCCCTGCCACTCGGAATTGCGCGCGACACACTGGAAAGCGTGCGGACGCACCTGGCCCGGGCGCCTGAATGCGACCTCCTGGTCACCACCGCCGGTATCAGCGTCGGCGAGCACGACCACCTTCGCGATGCGGTGGCTGGGCTGGGTGGTGCTATTGATTTCTGGAAGCTCCGGATGCGGCCGGGGGCCCCGGTCGGCTTCGGGCGGGTGCTCGGCATCCCGTGGATCGGGCTCCCGGGCAATCCGGTGAGCGCGATGGTGACCTTCGAACTCTTCGTCCGTCCCGCTATCCGTGCGATGGCAGGGCATGGCCTGCCCTTCCGGCGCACCATCCCGGTACGGATGGCCGAGGCGATCACTTTGCGCCCGACACTGCAGCACTTCCTGCGGGCGGTCGTCACCGAAACTCCCACGGGGCCGGAAGCGAAGCTGACTGGCCCGCAGGGCTCCGGTATTCTCACCTCGATGGTGCGTGCCAACGCGCTGCTGGTGGTGGCCGAGGGACGCCATGAGACCAAGGTCGGTGAACTCGTCCCGGCGCTGGTCCTGCAGGATCCGGTGCACCGGGCCGAACCGGGCTTCTGAATGGGCGTCCACACTCCGGAGGTGTGGTTCAGCTTCACCGCCCTGATTGCCGCGCTGCTGATCCTCGATCTCGGCGTCCTCAACCGGCGCTCCCACGTCCTCACCTTCAAGGAGGCGATCGGCTGGAGCGGCGGACTGATCACGATCGCGTTGCTCTTCGGCGCCTTCCTCTGGCTCCAGGAAGGCACCAAGCCGGCACTGGAATACTATGCCGGGTACGTGATCGAGCTCTCGCTGAGTGTCGACAATCTCTTCGTCTTTCTCCTGATCTTTCAGTACTTCGCCGTGCCCGCCGAGCTGCAACCGCGGATCCTCAAGTGGGGCATCCTCGGTGCCCTGGTGCTGCGCGGCATGATGATCGGCCTCGGCGCGCTCCTCCTGGTCGAGTTTCACTGGATCATCTACGTCTTCGGCGGCATCCTGGTCCTGACCGGTGTGCGGATGTTTCGGGGCTCGGAGGCCCGGATCGAGCCGGGGCGCAATCCGCTGGTCCGGATGGCCCGACGCATCATCCCGATGACCGACGACTATGACGGCCAGCAGTTCCTGACCCGCACCCGCGCCGGCTGGATGGCCACGCCACTGCTGCTGGTGCTGCTCATGGTGGAGTGGTCGGATCTCGTCTTCGCCATCGACAGCATCCCCGCCATCTTTGCCGTGACCCGTGATCCCTTCATCGTATACAGCTCCAACGTCTTCGCGGTGCTCGGACTGCGCGCCCTGTACTTCGTGCTGGCCGGCATGATGGACCGGTTTGAGTACCTCAAGCCGGGCGTCGCCGCCATCCTCGTGTTCGTCGGGGTCAAGATGCTCATCAACGGAGTCCTTCCCGTGCCGATTGGGCTTTCGCTCGGCGTTATCCTGGCGATTCTTGTCGTTTCTGTCGTCATCTCGATGCGTAAGACCCGGATCGCCGCCGCGGAGCGGGGATGACCGCCATGCTCTTCGAAGACACCACCGTCCTGATCACCGGCGCCTCGAGCGGCATCGGCGCGGCCTTTGCCAACGAACTGGCCCCGACCGGCGCACGGCTCGTCCTCGCGGGCCGCGACCAGGTGCGACTTGAGGCCGTGGCCACCAGGGCACGACAGCACGGCGCTCCCGTGGTGACCATTGGGCTGGACTTGGCGGCACCCGGAGGGATCTCGGCGCTGCTGCAACGACTCGACGTCGATGGCGTCACGGTGGACCACCTGATCAACAACGCCGGGGCGGGCGTCGTGGGGCGCGCCGTCCGGACGCCAGTGGAAGCCCAGCTGAAGGTGATCGACCTGAACGTGCACGCCGCCACGGAGCTCGCCCTGCGGCTGCTGCCGGGGATGGTGGAGCGGCGACGGGGAGGCGTGCTGAACATTGCCAGCATTGCCGCCTTCCAGGGGATGCCCGGGCTCGCAGTCTACGCGGCGACCAAGGCGTACGTGCTCGCATGGAGCGAGGCACTCAACTTCGAATTGCGTGGCACGGGGGTCCGATGCGCCTGCCTCTGCCCCGGGCCGGTCGACTCGCGCTTCTTTGACGCGGCGGGGATGCGAAAGCCCCCGGCCATCTTTTCGATGCGGTCACCCGTGGCGGTGGCGCGCGCCGGGCTCCGCGCCTACAAAAGGAACGCCAGCCACAGCATGTCCGGGTCGGTGCCAAGAGTCCTCGCCTGGCTCACCCGCCTGACCCCACGGCGAATCAACGCCGCGGTCGCCAGCGGCTTCTCCAGGCCGAGGAAGACACCATGAGCAGCTGGATCGGACGGCTGGCCAGCGGGCTCTCCCTGGATCGCCGCGAAGTCCGGGCGTGGATGCTCTACGACTGGGCCAACTCGGCGATGTACGTCGTCATCGTCACCGCCATCTTCCCGATCTTCTTCACCGCGGTCGCCGCCAGCGGGATGCCCCCGTCGGAGGCGACCTCCAGGTTCAGCATTGCCACGACAATCGGCCTGACCATCATCGCGGTGCTGTCACCAATTCTGGGAGCCATCGCCGACCACTCGGCCACGAAGAAGAAACTGCTCGCGGCGTTCCTGGTCTTCGGCGCAAGCGCCGTGGCGGCCATGTTCTTCATTCAGCGCGGGGAGTGGCTGTTCGCGGCGGGGTTGTTCATCTTGGCCAACATCGGCGTCAACGGGAGCTTCGTGTTCTACGACTCCCTCCTCCCGCACGTGGCCGCGCCCGAGGAGATGGACCGGGTCTCGACCGCGGGATACGCCCTCGGCTACCTGGGGGGCGGGCTCTTTCTCCTGGCCTGCCTGGCCATTGTGATGGCCCCGGCGGCCTTTGGCCTCCCCGCCGGCGACGGGCTTACCCCCAGCCAGGCGACGCTGCCCACGCGCCTGACCTTTGTCCTCACGGCGCTCTGGTGGGCAGGCTTCAGCATTCCTCTGTTCCGGCACGTGCCCGAGCCGCCCGGTCGCGCCCTGGACGCCGAGGAGGCCCGACTGGGCGCGATACGCGCGTCCTTCCGGCGCCTCGGAGCCACGTTTCGAAAGCTGCGGGGCTATCGGCAGGCCTTCCTGCTGCTGCTGGCGTTCCTGATCTACAACGACGGCGTCGGCACCATCATCCGGATGGCCGCCATCTACGGGGCAGAGATCGGCATTACCCGCACCACCATGATCGCGGCCATCGCCCTCGTGCAGTTCGTCGGTGTCCCCTTCGCGTACCTGTTCGGCGCGCTGGCAAAGCGGGTCGGCACCCGCCCGGCCATCTTCGTCGGCCTGGCCACGTACCTGGGGATCAGCGTGCTGGGGTATTTCATGCGCAGTGACCGGGACTTCATCCTGCTGGCTGTGCTGGTGGGGATGGTGCAGGGAGGGGTCCAGGCGCTCAGTCGCTCGCTCTTCGCGAGCATGGTGCCGCGCCATCTCTCGGGAGAGTTCTTCGGGTTCTTTGCCGTGTTCGAGAAGTTTGCAGGGATACTCGGGCCGGCCATGTTCTCGGTGGCGATCCTGGCGACCGGCTCAAGCCGGGCGGCCCTGCTCTCGGTGGTGGTGTTCTTCCTGGTGGGCGGCGCCCTGCTGGCAAAGGTGGACGTCGGCGAGGGCCAGCGGATTGCCCGGGACGAGGAGGCGGCGGTCGCCTAGTCCTGCGGACCGACTACCCGGTTGCGGCCGCCGTCCTTGGCAGCAAACAACCGCTGGTCCGCCACCTCGAGCAGCTCGACCGGGTCGGTGCCGTCGTCCGGCAAGGATGCGATGCCCGCGCTCAGGGTGATCTGCGCGGTCAGGTCGTGGCGCGGAATCGCGAACTCGGCCCGGGCCACCGCCAACCGCAGCTGTTCCATCTTCTCGAACGCCGCCCCCGGGCTGGTCTCGGGCAGCAGGACCACGAACTCATCCCCGCCGTACCGCGCCACGATATCCGTGGCGCGCAGCCCCTTCAACAGCGTGTCGGCGAGGACCCGGAGTGCCACGTCGCCGCTCGCGTGGCCGTAGCGATCGTTGAAGTTCTTGTAACGATCCAGGTCGAGCAGGGCCACCGCCAGCGGGTGGCCATGCCGGCGGGCGCGTGCCACTTCCGCCTGGTAGCGGGTCTCGAAGTACCCGCGATTCAGGAGGCCGGTCAGGCGATCGAGCGCCGAGAGGTGGCGGAGCTGGCGGGAGCGGTCCACGATGGCCGTGGCGAGGACACCAGACGTGGCGAGGAGAATGAGGCGGCCGATCTGGTCGCCCCAGCTCACCATCCCGTAGGTGAACGGGGCGTACCGGAGGTCGTTCAGGTCCCAGAGCAGCCCCGCCGCCACAACGACCGCCGCGTACTGCACCACCGCCAACGCACCGGTCACGATGCAGATGCGCGTGTCATACCGGAGGCTGGAGGCGCCGATCGAGAAGAAGTAGACGCTGTACATGATGCGGCTGTTCACCGCCACGTGCGGGGTGCCCATGGCCAGGAAGGCCACCAGGGTGGCGGTGACGAAGGTGACATCCACCGCGCTGGTCATGAAGCCCAGCCATGGCCGATAAAACCCCCGGCGCACCACTCCCCAGATCACCACCGCGAAGACCAGCGCCGCCAGCGTTGCCACCAGGCCGACCCACGCCTCGATGAGATAGGGCGTGGCGATGACGTTGTAGATCGGGATGAGCAGGACCAGCGACACCAGCGCAATGCGCACCTTCGCCACTAGGAGCTCGCCGTGGGCCCCGGCATCGATGAGCATCGGATCGGGCGCGGCCCAGAGCCGGTCACGGGCTGTCTCCTGGGCGAAATCGTTCGCCGCCAGCCCCATGAAATCCCGCTTGCGGTTCGACATCAGCTACATCACCCGGTAGCGGGGGCCGCTGCCGCCTTCGCGCGGCGTCCAGCGCGGACCGAGGATGTCCGTTGCCTTGCAATCGATGCAGTTGGGCGGGTTCACGCGCAGCTCGTCGCCGTCGCGTTCGTACACCCCCGCCGGACAGAGATGGACATAGAAGTCCGCCACCTCGGCACTGATGTCCGGCCCGACCAGCAGGTGGCTGGGAATGGTATCGCGGGTCGCGTTGCCGGACTTGAAGACCGCATCAAGCTTGCTGAATGTCAGCACCCCATCCGGCACCAGCGTCGTCTCGCCCCCGTCGGCTCTCGGCGCATCGGCGTCGGCGTGCATGGAGATCCTGCCTCCGGGAAACCGTCCCCGGGTCAGTGTCATCAATCCCGCCTTTGCCGCCCCCATCAGGAATCCATCCTTGAAGGCAAGACGCATGTTGCGCGTCTTGTAGAGATCGTCGCGGATATAGCTCGCGTCGACCATCCGGTCGGACTCGGCAAGCGCCGCCGCTGAGGTATCGCCCTGCTTCAACGCGGCAAAGATGGCGCGGGCCGCATAGATCCCCGACTGCATGGCGTAGTGCACGCCCTTGAGCGAGGGCACGTCGACGTATCCCGCGGCATCGCCGACAATCACCAGCCCATCGCCGGTGCGCCGACTCGGCAGGGCGTGGAAGCCACCCTCGGGAATCGTCTTGGCACCCCATTCGACCAGCTCGCCGCCGTCAAGAATTTCGCGGAAAAGGGGATGGAGTTTCATGCGCTGCAGCAGGGTGTGGACATCAAGCTTCGCGTTGCCGTAGTCAAGCCCCGCCACGAGGCCGATCGACACCTGGTCGGGGCCCTGGGGATAGCACCAGCTGCCGCCGAACACATCGCTGGGGAGCGGCCACCCCATGGTGTGGATGACCCGATCGAGCGGCCGCGCCACCTTCCACACTTCCTTCACCCCGAGGGCGAAGATCTGCGGATTGGGCGAGGTCACGCCCTGCCAGGTGCACCACGCCTGCGAGAGGGCGCCGCGCGTGCCCTCGGAGAGCACCGTCACCCGCGCCGTCAGGTCCGTCGGCTCCGCGTAGTCGCTCCCCGGCGTGCCATCCCGGTTGAGACCGCTCGGCGTGGTGCGGACGCCGCAGACCGCCTTCTCCTTGACGAGCAGCGCGTCCACCGGGAACCCGGTAAAGACGTTGACGCCCAGTTCCTCCGCCTTCTGACCGAGCCAGCGCACCATTTCAGAAATGGAGGCGGAATAGTTGCCGGTGTTGTGCATGGTCGGCGGCGTCGGAATGCGGCGGGACGCGCCTTCGGTGAGGAAATAGACCGCCTCCGCGTCCACCCGCTGGCGGAAGGGAAAGTCGGCATCGGTCAGGTCGGGGAAGAGCTCCCGGAATGCCCGGGGATTCACGACGGCACCCGAGAGGTTGTGCTCGCCGAGGCCCGCGGCCTTTTCCAGGACACCGATGTTCAACTCGCCGAGCCCGCCTCCGGCCTCCTGATCGGCCTTGGCCAGGCGGGCGAGTTCGATGGCGCCGGCCAGCCCGGCGGGCCCGGCGCCGACAAACAGCACATCCATCTCGATGGCTTCCGCACCCGGCGCTTCATCGAGAAGGAGCTTCCCGAACGGCAGCGCTTGCTGATGGCGACTGGGCAGGATGGAGGACACGGCGGAAGCTCCTTGGATTGCGGTCGACGGCAATGGCAGAGAGAATATAACCTGCGGGGCGACCACATCATCCTGACGGGGAGGCGTACCATGGCTCGACGGACGGCGGCGCGCGACCCGTGGGTGTGGGGTCAGGCGCTCCTCGGGATCCTGGTGATCTTCGGAGTGCCCTGGGCCGCGGGTCTGCTCGGGCTGCCGGCTCCCGGCACCGCCTGGCGCCTGCTGGGCGGCCTCATGACCGCCGCCGCAGTCCTCGGGATGGCCTTCGGGGCGCTGACCCTCGGCCCGAACCTCACCCCGGCCACCGAGCCCCTTCCCGGCGCGCGACTGGTGACCCGCGGGATCTACCGGCTCGTGCGCCACCCCATCTATCTCAGCGTCTCCCTGGCGCTCGCCGGCTACGCCACGATTCGCGCCGGCGGGTGGGCCGGTGCGACGGTGCTCGTCGTCGCCCTTGCGTACTTCGAGCAGAAGGCGCGTGTGGAAGAAGCCTGGCTGCGCACCCGCGTCCAGGGGTATCAGGAGTACGCGGCCCGGGTCCCCCGCCTCATTCCGGGTGGCTGGCACTGACCGGTCACACAAACGGGCCGCGCTGGAGATTTCAGGCGGCCCGTCCGTGTGTCCTTTCGCACCTCGCTAGCTGCCCGCTCGCGCCTTCTTCACTTCCTCGGTGAGCTTGGGCACCACTTCAAACAAGTCGCCCACGATGCCGTAGTCGGCCAGCTTGAAGATCGGGGCGTCCTTGTCCTTGTTGATCGCCACGATCGTCTTGGAGGTTCGCATGCCGGCCAGATGCTGGATGGCGCCGGAAATGCCCACCGCGACATACAGGTCCGGGCTCACGATGCGCCCGGTCTGACCGATCTGGGTGGAGGGATCCCGCCATCCGTCGTCGGTGACGGCCCGTGTGGCACCGACGGCGGCGTTGCCGAACGCGGCGGCCAGCTCCTCCATCAACGCGAAGTTGGCGGCCTCGCGCAGCCCCCGGCCGCCGGCCACGACCACCGGCGCGTCGGCCAGGTCCAGCTGCGCGTCACCGCTCCCACCCACCTTCGTGACCACCACCCGCGCCGACGCCGGATCGAGCGCCGGCTCGGCCTGCTGCACACGCGCGGTCCGGTCGGCGTCGGTTGCGAGCACCGCTCCGGGCCGCAAGGTGACGACGGCCGGCGTACCGGCCAATCGCACCGTGGTGACGATCTTGCCGATATGCGTCGGGTGCTGGCCAATCAGCACATCGCCCTCGAAGGCAAAGCTGGTCAGGTCCGATGCCATGCTGACGCCAAGCGTGGCGGCGACCCGCGGGGCGAGGTCGCGCCCCTCGGCGGAGGCGGCGAAGAAGGCGCCGCGGTACCCACCGCTCTTCACCTGCGCGGCCGCCGTGGCCGCGAACACCTCGGGGCTGTACCGCGCGAGGTCGGCGTGCTCCACGACCACCACGACATCCGCGCCGGCACGGCCCAGGGCCTCGGCCTTGGCGCCGATCCCCGGCGCGCCAATCAGCAGGGCGTGCACCTCGCCGCCGCCGGTGGCGTCCGCCGCCTGCCGCGCGGCGCTGACGGTTTCGAGTGCAACCTTGCGAAGCGCGCCGCCCCGCGACTCGGCGAATGCAAACATGTTGGCCATCAGAGCACCTTCGCTTCGGTCTGGAGAAGCCGGATGAGTTCCGGCACCGCGTCCGCGCCCTCGCCGATGATCCGACCGGGCGGGCGGTCCGGTGGCAGGGCGATGACGTCCACGGTCAGGTTGGCCGCACCCAACTGCGCCGGCTTGACCTCGAGCGGCTTCTTCTTGGCGGCCATGATCCCCTTGAGCGAGGGAAGCCGAGGCCGGCCGAGCCCTTCGTCGATGGTGATGATGGCCGGCAGCGGAAACTCCACCGTCTCGCTGGCGCCTTCGAGCTGGCGCTCGGCGGTGCCGCGCCCATCCGCGACGTCGAGCTTCGAGATGGCGGTGACGCACGGCAGGCCCATGAGGTGAGCCGTCATCGGCCCGACGGTCTGGTTGGCACTGTCGGTGGCCATCCGGCCAAAGAGGATCAGGTCGTAGCCGCCCTCCTTGAGCTCGGCGGCCAGGGCGGCGGCAATCGCCATCCCGTCGAAGGGCACTTCCGCGGCGTCGAGCTGGATGGCGCGGTGGGCGCCCATGCCCAGCGCCTTGCGGAGGGTCTCCTGCACGGCGGCGGGGCCAACCGAGACCACCACCACCTCGCCCGCACCCTGACTCTCCACCAGTCGCAGCCCCGCCTCCACGGCGTACCCGTCGAAGTCGGCGATGTCGAACTTGAGGCCGGCGGGATCCAGCGCCTTGCCATCGGCCCCGATGGCGAAGCGCAGGTCCATGTCCGGCACCCGCTTGATGCACACGGCGATTTTCACGTCAACTCCCTGCGTGCGAATTCGTTGCTAGAACGCTGGCAGGCCGGTGACGGCCTGTCCGAGGATGAGGGTGTGCATGTCGTGCGTCCCCTCGTAGGTATAGACCGACTCGAGGTTGGCCATGTGCCGCATCGAGTGGTACTCCACCAGGATGCCGTTGGCGCCGAGCAGGCGACGCGCCTCGCGCGCCGCCTCACAGGCCATGTTGATGTTGTTGCGCTTGGCGAGCGAGACCTGGTCCGGCGTCATGGTGCCGCGGTCCTTGAGGCGGCCGAGCTGCAGCGTGAGCAGCTGCGCCTTGGTAATCTCGGTGAGCATCTCCGCCAGGCGGGACTGCTGCAACTGCGTCTGCCCGATCGGCTTCCCGAACATGATGCGTTCCTTGGAGTAGCTCAGCGCCTCGTCGTAACAGGCCATCGCCGCGCCGATGCCGCCCCACGCGATGCCGTAGCGCGCCTGCGTGAGGCACATGAGCGGGCTCTTGATCCCGCCCGACTTGGGCAGGATGGCGTCCTTGGGGACGAGGCAGTCCTGCAGCACGATTTCGCTGGTGTCGCTCGCGCGGAGGGAGAGCTTCCCCTTCTGGTCCTTGGCGGTGTAGCCCTTGGTGCTGGCCGGCACGATGAAGCCGCGGATCGACTTCACGTCATCGATCCCGCCCGTCTTGGCCCAGATGATCGAGACCGTGGCCTGGGAGCCGTTGGTGATCCACATCTTGGCGCCGTTCAGCAGCCACCCGTCCTTCGTCTCCCTGGCGGTGGTGATCATCCCGCCGGGATTGGAACCGTAGTCGGGCTCGGTCAGGCCGAAACAGCCGATGTCTTCGCCGGAGGCGAGCCGGGGCAGCCAATACTTCTTCTGCTCCTCGGAGCCGAAGGTGAAGATGGGGTACATCACCAGCGCCCCCTGCACCGAGGCAAAGGAACGAATCCCGCTGTCTCCCCGCTCCAGCTCCTGCATGATGAGGCCGTACGACACGTTGTTGAGCCCGGCGCAGCCATACTCCTCGGGGAGGTTGGCGCCGAGGACGCCCAGCTCCGCCATGCCGGGAATCAGCTGCTTCGGAAACTCGCCCTCGACGTAGGCGTCCCCGATGACCGGCATCAGGTGCTCCTCGACCCAGGCGCGCACGGTGTCCCGCACCGCGCGCTCCTCCTCGGAAAGCAGGCTGTCGACGTCGTAGAAATCCACTCCCGCAAATGCGTTCGCCATTGGTACGTGCCTCTGGGAATCCTGTTGAATGTCAGTCTATCGTGCGCCGCGGGCCCCCGTGGCCCAGGGATCGCCGCGCGCTGGGTTCGATGCCCACCGCGCGCGCCTTCCGGCGGAAAACTGTTCCATGATCGACTGGCAGGGCCGACTCCGCCTGCCACTGATGCACCATCTCATGCAACACGGTCTGTTCCACCTCCGCCCATCCATGCTTCAGGTGCGCCCGGCTCACCGCAATTTCCAGCGACTTGCCGCTCCTGGCATCCACCGCCAGTTCGCCGAGCCGGGTGCGCATGCGGCTCGAGAGCCGGAAATGGATGACCGGCAGTTCCCCGCCGAAGTGCTCGTCATTCAGCCGCCGGTGCATGGCCGCCAGCCGCGCCAGGACGGCGTCGTCGCCGGCCCGGGGGCGCTCCACTCCTCGCCTGCTTGGCCGGGCCGGCGGGGCGTGGACCTCGACCGGGAAGGTCAGGAACTCGCGCTCGGCGCTGCGGCGGGTGGCGCGGCGCGTGCCCGGCCGCACGTACTTCACGATGGCGGACAGGACGCGGTCTGGCGCCCAGGCGTAACCGCGGTGCACCCGGAGCACCCCCTGCGCCGTCACGCTGAGCAGCACCGTCCGGTTGGTGTGCGTCGCGAATCCCCGGAACGGCGGCATCCCCAGCGCATCCAGCCGACGGCGGAGTACCGCCTCGGCGGTCTCAGGCGACGCGGCCTGCCCCCACAACCCCATGGCGCTCCCCTGCCCGAGCAAACGTGTGACGGTCCGACGCGCGGAATTCGTCCCCTTCGCGATCCCAGCGCCAGTGTTCCACCTGCACGGCATCCGGATCGATGCGCAGGACATTGAACACCGAGGGACGCTTGCCGCGGGTCCGATCGCTGAGCGTGCTCGCCGTGCTGATGACGGTGCCCCTCGGCAGCTGCCCTGCCCCCTCCTGGTGGTCGTGCCCGCAGAGCACCACGTCGGCTCCAGTGGCGTCGAGTCGCCGCTGGGCGCTGGCCCAGTGCGCCAGGCCCATCCGCTGGCTGATCTCGCCCCGCAGGACGTTGTGGTGCATCACCACGACCTTGGCCGCGTCCGCCGGTTCGGCGGCGAAGAGCTCGGTGAGCCGATCGGTCTCCGACTTCGGTATGTGACCCTTCACTGTCAGGTCCCGCTGGTTCCAGGTCAGGGAACCGGCGGCCAGTCCGTGCGCCGACAGGGCGCCGGCCACGACGAGCCCCGGCAGCCGGAGTACCGGCGTCAGCTCTTCGCCGAGGTACGTCCGATACTTCTCGTACAGCACCCGCCGCCCGAAGATCCCAAAAGGGCTCTTCCACCACTCGACGTCGTGGTTGCCAGGCACCAGGAGCGTCGGCGCCGTCTTCTGCATCGCTTCCAGGAAGGCGAGCCCGCGCTGGTACTCCCCGTGCCGCCCCCGCTGGCTGATGTCGCCGGAAACAAGGACGGCATCCGGCGCGAGCTGCGGCACCAGCTTTTCCACCGCACGGATCTGCGCCAGCTCAACCGGCCGACCAAAGTGCAGGTCGGAAAGGTGGACAAGGGTGACGTTGGTCACCAGGAGGCCCGGATCTGGTAGGTGATGGTCGTTTCGCCCTTGGCGGGAACCGCGACCTTGAACCGCACCCGCGTACTCGACACCCGGTCGGCCGGCACCGAGCTCGTCACCACGGCCCAGTCGCCGCCGCGCTCCTCGTACACGTCGACCGTGGCCGACGAATCGGTCGCGTTCGCCACGGTGACGCGGTAGTCGGCCGTGGCGGTGGACTTGCCGTTCTTGTCTCGGGTGATCGCGTAGGTGGTCTGGGTGCGCTTGGCGGTGAAGTCGAAGGCGGTACCGGCGTCGAGTTCCAGCGGCTGACCGGCAGCGGTGTGGCCGAGGGAGGACTCCCCGATGAGTTGCAGCCGCCCGCCGTTGTCCTTCTGGTAGATCCGCGCAACGCCACCCGGCACCGGCGTGTCGCCGAACGGGGTCTTGAGCGCCCGGGTTACCACGTACGTCACCGCGACCGGCACCTGCTGCTCGTCGCCGTACTGCGGGAGGCCGCCCCAGTACGGGAGACCGGACTGGACGACAAGCCGCTTCACGACCGGTGCGGTGGTCGGATCGAACAACGCCACGAGCGAGGTCTCACCCGGGCGAATCGTGACGCGTCCCGGAACGGTGTAGAGGTGGGCTTCGCCGACCTGTTCGTCCTTGGCTGCGGCACCTTCGTAGGACATGGCCGCCATTGCAGGAGCGCGCCTGGCCTGCGGCGCCGAGCCGACGTCGCCCGCCATCAGCTGCAATTCCGCATCAGCCACGTTGATCGTGCTCGACTCGATGACCGCATTGCCCGCCACGCGCGCATCCTTGCCGCCCAGAATCACCTGGTAGCTCGCCTGCCAGCCGGCGCCACTCGTGAAGTACGCCAGTCCGAGCGACGGAAGCGCCTTCGCACTGGTGAGGGAGAGCTTCAGCGTCGGCTCCACGATCACGACGTCGGCCGGAAACCGCGGCACGCCAGGCATCTGGAATCCGATGGTGCCGTCCGCGTAGCGATACCGATCCGGGTCCACTGCCAGGAGCGTGGTACGGACGGTGTCCCCCGTCCCGGTTCCCCGCATAAAGAGGATCTCCCGGCCGACGGCGCGCCGCAGGATGCTCGCCCCGTCGGTGCCGCCATCGTAGGTGGCACCGAGCAGGCTCACCGCCGGATCGAGCGGGAACATCGTGGACGGGTCGAGGGTTCCGAGGGTCACCCGCTGTTCCGACGCCCCCTTCGGAATGGCGATCGGCAGGGTGCGCCGTACCATCACTCGGCCGGAGTTGTAGATGGTCAGGCCGGTCTGGGCTGAGAGCGGGAGCGCCGTGGCGACGAGCAGTGCCGTCGCCGCCGAGATGCTGCGGATAGTGGTCATCGGGGGAGGTACTCCATGGCAATGCGACTCACGATGCGGCGCAGGAGGATGTAGGTGGCGGCGACCGCGATGGCGCCATAGATGCGGCCCAGCACCGGCTCGGCCGGCACCCGGAACCAGACATAGAGCCCCATGAGCGCCGTGCCCGCGAGGGCCACGCGGCCGGCGAGGCGGTTGGCCCGACCCTGCCGGACGGCGTGGCAGTCGGGGCAGTCGGTGCCCCACTTGAGGCCGAACACCCGCTTGCCGCAGGTGAGGCAGGGAACCTCAGGCGATCCGCCGGACAACCGCATCGCCGAACTCCGTGGTCGTGGCGGTCCCGCCGAGATCGCGGGTGCGCACCGTGTCGTGCTCGATGACCTGGGCCACCGCAGCCCGGACCCTGTCCCCTGCCTCGACCTCGCCGAGATGGTCGAGCATCATCGCGCCGGCGAGAATGAGCGCGGAGGGGTTGGCGATGTTCTTGCCCGCGATGTCGGGGGCACTGCCGTGCACCGCCTCAAAGACGGCGGCGCGGGCGCCGATATTCCCGCCCGGCGCCAGGCCCAGCCCGCCGATCAGTCCGGCTGCCAGGTCGCTCAGGATGTCGCCGAACATATTGGTGGTGACCATCACGTCGAACTGCTCGGGACGG
The DNA window shown above is from Gemmatimonadales bacterium and carries:
- a CDS encoding SprT-like domain-containing protein, translated to MGLWGQAASPETAEAVLRRRLDALGMPPFRGFATHTNRTVLLSVTAQGVLRVHRGYAWAPDRVLSAIVKYVRPGTRRATRRSAEREFLTFPVEVHAPPARPSRRGVERPRAGDDAVLARLAAMHRRLNDEHFGGELPVIHFRLSSRMRTRLGELAVDARSGKSLEIAVSRAHLKHGWAEVEQTVLHEMVHQWQAESALPVDHGTVFRRKARAVGIEPSARRSLGHGGPRRTID
- a CDS encoding metallophosphoesterase → MTNVTLVHLSDLHFGRPVELAQIRAVEKLVPQLAPDAVLVSGDISQRGRHGEYQRGLAFLEAMQKTAPTLLVPGNHDVEWWKSPFGIFGRRVLYEKYRTYLGEELTPVLRLPGLVVAGALSAHGLAAGSLTWNQRDLTVKGHIPKSETDRLTELFAAEPADAAKVVVMHHNVLRGEISQRMGLAHWASAQRRLDATGADVVLCGHDHQEGAGQLPRGTVISTASTLSDRTRGKRPSVFNVLRIDPDAVQVEHWRWDREGDEFRASDRHTFARAGERHGVVGAGRVA